One candidate division KSB1 bacterium genomic window carries:
- a CDS encoding methylmalonyl-CoA mutase family protein produces the protein MSNAKFATDAGIEIKNFYTAADLPGDFNGEQKPGEFPFLRGIYADMYRSRLWTMRQYSGFASARETNARFRYLLSQGQTGLSVAFDLPTQMGYDSDHPFAEGEVGKVGVAISSLEDMEVLFDGIRLQDITTSMTINATAPILLALYIAIAKKQGADLREISGTVQNDILKEYIARATYIYPPAGSMRLVTDVFEYCTKHVPKWNFISISGYHIREAGSDAVQEVAFTFANAMEYVRAAVQRGLEVDEFGQRLSFFFNSHNNFFEEIAKFRAARRLWAKIMHEKFGAKNPRAMMLRFHSQTAGSTLTAQQPDNNVVRVTLQALAAVLGGTQSLHTNSCDEALALPSEESVRIALRTQQIIAHESGVTATADPLAGSFFVEQLTNEIEKRAQEYLDKIEAMGGALRAIERGFFQQEIAQRAYEYQKAIERGDKIIVGVNAFQTQEETRMNLLRVDPAVRDEQTARLRDLRRRRDNMRVSELRQQLEKAAADKENLMPYIITCVENFVTLGEISDSLRKVFGVHQPPQ, from the coding sequence ATGTCCAATGCCAAATTTGCCACGGATGCCGGGATTGAAATAAAAAATTTCTACACCGCGGCTGATTTGCCAGGTGATTTTAACGGCGAGCAGAAGCCCGGCGAGTTTCCGTTTCTGCGCGGCATTTACGCCGACATGTATCGCAGCCGCTTGTGGACGATGCGCCAGTACAGTGGTTTCGCTTCAGCGCGAGAGACGAATGCGCGGTTTCGTTATCTGTTGTCGCAGGGCCAAACCGGGCTGTCGGTGGCGTTTGACCTGCCGACGCAAATGGGCTACGATTCCGACCATCCGTTTGCCGAAGGTGAGGTGGGCAAAGTCGGCGTCGCCATCAGCAGCCTCGAAGACATGGAAGTGTTGTTTGACGGCATTCGTTTGCAGGACATTACGACTTCGATGACGATCAACGCCACCGCGCCGATTTTGCTTGCACTTTACATTGCCATCGCCAAAAAGCAGGGCGCGGATTTGCGCGAAATCAGCGGCACCGTGCAGAACGACATTTTGAAAGAGTACATCGCCCGCGCCACCTATATTTATCCGCCCGCCGGATCGATGCGGCTGGTCACCGACGTGTTCGAGTATTGCACCAAACACGTGCCGAAGTGGAACTTCATCTCGATCAGCGGCTATCACATTCGCGAGGCCGGCTCGGATGCGGTGCAGGAAGTGGCGTTCACCTTTGCGAATGCAATGGAATACGTTCGCGCCGCCGTCCAGCGCGGCTTGGAGGTCGATGAATTTGGCCAACGGCTGTCCTTCTTTTTTAACAGCCACAACAACTTTTTTGAGGAGATCGCCAAGTTTCGCGCGGCCCGCCGGTTGTGGGCGAAAATCATGCACGAGAAATTCGGCGCGAAGAACCCGCGCGCCATGATGCTGCGTTTTCACTCACAAACCGCCGGCAGCACGCTCACGGCGCAGCAGCCGGATAACAACGTCGTGCGCGTGACACTGCAAGCGCTCGCCGCCGTTCTCGGCGGCACGCAATCGCTGCACACCAACTCGTGCGACGAGGCGCTGGCTTTGCCGAGCGAAGAATCCGTGCGTATTGCCTTGCGGACACAGCAGATCATCGCCCATGAAAGCGGCGTGACCGCCACGGCTGATCCGTTGGCAGGAAGTTTCTTCGTCGAGCAGCTCACGAACGAGATTGAAAAGCGCGCGCAAGAATATCTCGATAAAATCGAAGCCATGGGCGGCGCCCTGCGCGCCATCGAGCGCGGCTTCTTTCAGCAAGAAATCGCTCAACGTGCTTATGAATATCAAAAAGCCATCGAGCGCGGCGACAAAATCATTGTCGGCGTCAACGCTTTTCAGACGCAGGAAGAAACCAGGATGAATTTGCTCCGCGTCGACCCGGCGGTGCGCGACGAGCAAACGGCGCGGCTGCGCGATTTGCGCCGGCGGCGGGATAACATGCGCGTAAGCGAATTACGCCAGCAGCTTGAAAAAGCCGCAGCCGACAAAGAAAATTTGATGCCCTATATCATTACTTGCGTCGAAAATTTCGTTACCCTCGGTGAAATTTCAGATTCGCTGCGCAAGGTTTTTGGCGTGCATCAGCCGCCGCAGTGA
- the xerD gene encoding site-specific tyrosine recombinase XerD: protein MRVIQLYAEEFLDYLRAEKNVAQNTVESYGFDLRRYVQFLSEQEINRPAQITAQHVRQFLSELVLAEYAAASVARQLSAIRMFHRYLIGERYCENDPTVATTLPRRAQKLPNVLSIQEIEQLLAQPEVSTPLGLRDRALLEFGYATGARVSEIIGVKLDDLFLDERFVRIFGKGSKERLAPIGDVAVYWLIKYIENVRPALTRGRRTESIVFLNGRGGKLSRMGFWKILRRYLDQANFKKHASPHTLRHSFATHLLEGGADLRAVQEMLGHANLTTTQIYTHLDRAYLKEVHRQFHPREQGFAAKAKTHDAINDA from the coding sequence ATGCGTGTCATACAACTCTATGCCGAGGAATTTCTCGATTATTTACGCGCCGAAAAAAATGTGGCTCAAAACACGGTTGAGTCGTATGGTTTTGATTTGCGGCGGTATGTGCAATTTCTCAGCGAGCAGGAAATCAACCGCCCGGCGCAAATCACCGCCCAACATGTCCGCCAATTTTTAAGTGAATTGGTTCTCGCTGAATATGCGGCGGCCAGCGTTGCCCGCCAACTCTCCGCCATCCGCATGTTTCATCGCTATCTCATCGGCGAGCGCTATTGCGAAAATGACCCCACCGTTGCCACGACGCTGCCGCGGCGCGCGCAAAAACTTCCCAACGTTTTGAGCATTCAGGAAATCGAACAACTTCTGGCGCAGCCGGAGGTGAGCACGCCGCTGGGTTTGCGCGACCGCGCCCTGCTGGAGTTCGGTTATGCCACCGGCGCCCGAGTTTCGGAAATCATCGGCGTCAAGCTCGACGATCTGTTTCTCGACGAGCGCTTCGTGCGAATTTTTGGCAAAGGCTCGAAAGAACGGCTGGCACCGATCGGCGACGTGGCGGTTTACTGGCTCATCAAATATATCGAAAATGTGCGTCCGGCTTTAACGCGCGGGCGCCGCACCGAGAGTATAGTTTTTCTCAACGGCCGCGGCGGCAAGCTGTCGCGCATGGGATTTTGGAAAATTCTTCGCCGGTATCTCGATCAAGCGAATTTTAAAAAACATGCTTCGCCGCACACGCTGCGGCATTCTTTCGCCACGCATCTGCTCGAAGGCGGCGCCGATTTGCGCGCGGTGCAGGAAATGCTCGGACACGCGAATTTGACCACGACGCAGATTTACACGCATCTCGACCGCGCCTATTTGAAGGAAGTGCATCGCCAATTTCACCCGCGCGAGCAGGGGTTTGCGGCAAAGGCCAAAACCCATGATGCAATAAACGATGCGTAA
- a CDS encoding cold-shock protein, protein MARGRVKWFNENKGYGFIEQPDGQEDVFVHFSTIQMEGFKTLPEGAEVEFEFVRGEKGLQATKVVKL, encoded by the coding sequence ATGGCGAGAGGTCGTGTCAAGTGGTTCAATGAAAACAAGGGATACGGATTTATTGAACAACCGGATGGACAGGAGGATGTGTTTGTTCATTTCTCCACAATCCAAATGGAAGGCTTCAAAACGCTTCCGGAAGGCGCAGAAGTCGAGTTTGAGTTTGTGAGAGGCGAAAAGGGATTGCAAGCGACGAAGGTCGTCAAGCTGTAG
- the nadC gene encoding carboxylating nicotinate-nucleotide diphosphorylase — translation MMLQIFDLAQDVFATAEHLIELAFAEDFGEIGDITTQAVFAEAQTKTGQAVIIAKSAGVAAGLNILARVFAKVDPPVQVNLRTQDKETITPRQEVVRLHGSTASILSGERVALNFLQRLSGIATFTKKFVDAVAGTRANILDTRKTTPGWRVLEKYAVQCGGGYNHRLGLHDMFLIKENHIAAAGSIAAAVRQCREFAQRHGRQWPLEVETKTLAEVEECLRLGVKHIMLDNMAISEIKKAAKLVGGRAVLEASGNVNLENVAAIAAAGVDYISIGALTHSAPAMDFSLLLAESSK, via the coding sequence ATGATGTTACAAATTTTCGATCTGGCGCAAGACGTTTTTGCAACAGCAGAACATCTGATTGAATTGGCCTTCGCCGAAGATTTTGGCGAAATTGGCGATATTACAACGCAAGCTGTTTTTGCCGAGGCGCAAACGAAAACAGGCCAGGCGGTGATTATTGCCAAGTCAGCCGGCGTGGCCGCAGGATTGAATATTTTGGCGCGCGTTTTTGCCAAAGTTGACCCGCCGGTGCAAGTTAACTTGCGCACGCAGGACAAGGAGACGATCACGCCGCGGCAGGAAGTCGTGCGTCTGCACGGCTCGACGGCGTCGATTCTTTCCGGCGAGCGCGTGGCGTTGAATTTTCTCCAGCGTCTTTCCGGCATTGCGACGTTCACAAAAAAATTTGTTGATGCCGTCGCCGGCACCAGAGCCAACATTCTCGACACGCGCAAAACCACGCCGGGCTGGCGCGTGTTGGAAAAATATGCCGTGCAATGCGGCGGCGGTTACAATCACCGGCTCGGGCTTCACGATATGTTTTTAATCAAAGAGAATCACATTGCTGCCGCCGGCAGTATTGCCGCAGCCGTTCGCCAATGCCGTGAGTTCGCCCAGCGTCACGGGCGCCAATGGCCTTTGGAAGTTGAGACCAAGACACTGGCCGAAGTTGAAGAATGCCTGCGACTCGGCGTTAAACACATCATGCTGGATAACATGGCGATCAGCGAGATAAAAAAAGCCGCGAAACTGGTTGGCGGCCGGGCTGTGTTGGAAGCTTCGGGAAATGTGAATCTGGAAAACGTCGCCGCCATTGCTGCCGCCGGCGTTGATTATATCTCCATCGGCGCGTTGACACATTCGGCGCCGGCGATGGATTTCTCTTTGTTGCTCGCAGAATCATCAAAATAA
- a CDS encoding amidohydrolase produces the protein MEATNRRWQLLIAALSMLWLSCSAEQADGPRPSDLVLRNGAIYTMNAAREWAEAVAVDGGRIVYVGTDSAVKKWIGGRTQVVDLQGKMVLPGFHDSHVHPLSGGLELGECNLNGLETQEQILEAIRRFAQQNPAASWIRGGGWDLPIFPNANPHKSLLDQIVSDRPVYLSAADGHSVWVNSTALQIAGITKETPDTPNGRIERDPQTGEPTGTLREDAARLVAQHLPEYKREDYVNGLRRGLEMANRFGITSLQEASADSNDLEAYLELDRRGELTARVVAAIDINPAQGIAQIPRLVALRKKFHGKRLRANAVKIFADGVIEARTAAVLKPYLDYGDLGKANFEAGALKTLVTALDSAGFQIHIHAIGDRGIRMALDAYQAAREKNGSRDSRHHIAHLELIDPEDIPRFRRLGVVANFQSLWAYADKYITDLTEPALGPARSRWLYPIASVMKTGAVVAGGSDWSVSSMNPLAAMQVAVTRRGLADSTGAAWHPEELVDLAPMIAAYTINGAYVNFEEKETGSIETGKAADLIVLDRNIFEIPVNTIHRAKVLLTLLDGKQVYRATSFNNE, from the coding sequence ATGGAAGCAACAAACCGTCGCTGGCAGCTGCTCATTGCGGCGTTGTCTATGTTATGGCTTTCGTGCTCGGCCGAGCAAGCCGATGGTCCGAGGCCGTCTGATTTGGTGTTGCGCAACGGCGCGATTTACACGATGAACGCGGCGCGCGAGTGGGCCGAGGCCGTTGCCGTCGATGGCGGCCGCATCGTTTATGTCGGCACGGACAGCGCCGTGAAAAAATGGATCGGCGGCCGCACCCAAGTCGTCGATCTGCAAGGGAAAATGGTGCTGCCGGGTTTTCACGATTCGCATGTGCATCCCTTAAGTGGCGGCCTCGAGCTGGGCGAATGCAATCTCAACGGGCTTGAGACGCAAGAACAAATTTTGGAAGCCATTCGCCGCTTTGCCCAGCAGAATCCGGCCGCGTCGTGGATTCGCGGCGGCGGCTGGGACTTGCCGATTTTTCCCAACGCCAATCCGCACAAATCGCTTCTCGATCAAATCGTTTCCGACCGTCCGGTTTATCTCTCAGCCGCCGATGGTCATTCGGTTTGGGTAAATTCCACGGCGCTGCAAATTGCCGGCATCACGAAGGAGACGCCCGATACGCCGAATGGTCGCATTGAGCGCGATCCCCAAACCGGCGAGCCGACCGGAACCTTGCGCGAAGATGCCGCTCGCCTGGTCGCACAACATTTGCCGGAATATAAAAGAGAAGATTATGTCAATGGGCTGCGCCGTGGTTTGGAAATGGCCAATCGTTTCGGCATCACCTCGCTGCAAGAAGCCAGCGCCGATTCCAATGATCTGGAGGCCTATCTCGAGCTTGACCGGCGCGGTGAATTGACGGCGCGTGTGGTGGCGGCGATCGACATCAATCCGGCGCAGGGCATCGCGCAAATTCCGCGTTTGGTTGCGCTGCGAAAAAAATTTCACGGCAAGCGGCTGCGCGCTAACGCGGTCAAGATTTTTGCCGACGGCGTCATCGAAGCGCGGACGGCGGCGGTGCTGAAGCCTTATCTGGATTATGGCGACCTGGGCAAGGCTAATTTCGAAGCCGGGGCGTTAAAGACATTGGTGACGGCGCTGGATAGTGCGGGTTTTCAAATTCATATTCACGCGATCGGCGACCGCGGCATTCGCATGGCGCTTGACGCCTATCAGGCCGCACGAGAGAAAAACGGCAGCCGCGATTCACGACATCATATCGCGCATCTCGAGTTAATCGATCCCGAAGACATACCGCGTTTTCGACGGCTCGGTGTCGTCGCGAATTTTCAATCATTGTGGGCTTACGCAGACAAATACATTACCGATTTGACGGAGCCAGCACTGGGACCGGCGCGCTCGCGCTGGCTCTATCCCATTGCGAGCGTCATGAAAACCGGCGCGGTCGTGGCCGGCGGCAGTGATTGGTCGGTTTCGTCGATGAACCCGCTCGCCGCGATGCAGGTCGCCGTGACGCGCCGCGGCTTGGCAGACAGCACCGGCGCCGCCTGGCATCCCGAGGAATTGGTTGATCTGGCGCCGATGATCGCGGCATACACCATCAACGGCGCCTATGTCAATTTTGAAGAAAAAGAAACCGGCTCGATTGAAACCGGCAAGGCCGCGGATTTGATCGTGCTCGATCGCAATATTTTTGAAATTCCGGTGAACACGATTCATCGTGCAAAAGTTTTGTTGACATTATTGGATGGCAAGCAAGTTTATCGGGCGACGAGTTTTAACAACGAGTAA
- a CDS encoding STAS domain-containing protein, whose translation MTEIKKSLAAENTPLRATVAATLNFNRQVKHVEVRLEGSFFSEHTEALRDFLQNLCYFRGTKWTLDLENLEVISLRASKVLVKFAQVIRRRGYEIEITSIKPAMLATFMDLGMQKHFGWKFLKRQTKPPAHFPKRKLSKFTSAEEMFAEEML comes from the coding sequence ATGACTGAGATCAAAAAATCACTGGCCGCAGAAAACACCCCGCTGAGGGCAACGGTCGCTGCGACGTTGAATTTTAACCGGCAGGTGAAGCATGTCGAGGTCAGGCTGGAGGGCTCGTTTTTTAGCGAGCACACTGAAGCCTTGCGTGATTTTCTGCAAAATCTCTGCTATTTTCGCGGAACAAAATGGACGCTGGATTTGGAAAATTTGGAGGTGATCAGCTTGCGCGCCTCAAAAGTGCTGGTGAAATTTGCCCAGGTCATTCGCCGGCGCGGTTACGAGATCGAGATCACCAGCATTAAACCCGCCATGCTCGCCACCTTTATGGATTTGGGTATGCAGAAACACTTTGGCTGGAAATTTTTAAAGCGCCAAACAAAACCTCCTGCGCATTTTCCCAAACGGAAATTATCCAAGTTCACCAGCGCCGAGGAGATGTTCGCCGAAGAGATGTTGTAA
- a CDS encoding VIT1/CCC1 transporter family protein: MNETQANDMDNWKHHLQDEIDAAYLYRHLAAAEKNEARRDIYSRLAIVEDKHVRQWQNLLREAGEKIAPDARPSARARVMGWLAKRFGTSFIAPSLLAEEAREVKNYLKLAAAMTQPQARDMATEIARESAHHAGTLAKILDKSGEPWHAVGSGGMLRSVVYGFNDGLTANFGLVAGVLGASVNEHALLVAGVAGMIADALSMGSSGYLAAKSEAEVYAHEIALEREEIRLMPEVEAEELALIYEAKGLSAARAQEMANQMLASPEQMLQEKIREELEISPAALSPLQDGVITGLATAFGAGIPVLPFFTFDFGVAIWVSFAVSMLAHFGVGAARSFFTGRGVWRSGFDMFIVGLGVAAVGYVIGDLMSRFF, from the coding sequence ATGAACGAGACGCAAGCAAACGACATGGACAATTGGAAGCATCATCTGCAAGATGAAATCGATGCGGCGTATTTATACCGCCATTTGGCGGCGGCGGAAAAAAACGAGGCGCGGCGCGATATTTATTCGCGGCTGGCAATCGTTGAAGACAAGCATGTTCGGCAGTGGCAAAATTTGCTGCGCGAGGCCGGAGAAAAAATTGCGCCGGACGCCAGGCCCTCGGCGCGGGCGAGGGTGATGGGTTGGCTGGCGAAACGTTTTGGAACGAGTTTTATCGCACCGAGCTTGCTCGCCGAGGAAGCGCGCGAGGTGAAAAATTATCTCAAGCTCGCGGCGGCGATGACGCAGCCGCAGGCGCGCGACATGGCGACGGAGATCGCGCGCGAATCGGCGCATCATGCCGGCACGCTGGCGAAAATTTTGGACAAAAGCGGCGAGCCGTGGCATGCGGTCGGCTCCGGCGGCATGTTGCGCAGCGTCGTTTACGGTTTCAACGATGGTCTCACGGCAAACTTCGGCCTGGTGGCCGGCGTGCTCGGCGCTTCGGTGAATGAACACGCCTTGCTGGTTGCCGGCGTCGCCGGTATGATCGCTGACGCGCTGTCGATGGGTTCCAGCGGGTATCTCGCCGCCAAAAGCGAGGCCGAAGTTTACGCGCACGAGATTGCGCTGGAGCGTGAAGAGATTCGGCTGATGCCGGAGGTTGAAGCCGAAGAGCTGGCGCTGATTTACGAAGCCAAAGGCCTCAGCGCCGCGCGCGCCCAGGAAATGGCGAATCAGATGCTGGCGAGTCCCGAGCAAATGCTGCAGGAAAAAATTCGTGAAGAATTGGAAATTTCGCCGGCGGCGTTGTCGCCATTGCAAGACGGCGTGATCACCGGTTTGGCCACGGCGTTCGGCGCTGGTATTCCTGTGCTGCCATTTTTCACGTTTGACTTTGGCGTTGCGATTTGGGTTTCATTTGCCGTGAGCATGCTGGCACATTTCGGCGTCGGCGCGGCGCGCAGTTTCTTCACCGGGCGCGGCGTTTGGCGCAGCGGCTTCGATATGTTCATCGTCGGCCTCGGCGTGGCCGCGGTGGGATATGTGATCGGCGATTTGATGAGCCGATTTTTTTAG
- a CDS encoding Uma2 family endonuclease has protein sequence MLDFNINIRYANARLNSNERRIMEAELLAPSVPAHKPPTQRVTFDEFLDWLTEETKADLIDGVIHMQSPPADVHERIFVFLIGILDAFVVRRKFGIIRGSRTTLKFSEANGTQPDIVFISNASRDRVHPSFMDGAPEVVVEILSPSTRKLDRGKKMALYATHGVLEYWQIDPEGQNAGFFQNHNGAWLPMMTSDDDIFHSEAIPGFWLNTQWLFAEEMPDILDTVMTILAGNGQEWNSALEKGQTFCVAL, from the coding sequence TTGCTTGATTTTAATATAAATATTCGCTACGCTAATGCAAGGTTAAATTCCAACGAAAGAAGAATTATGGAAGCTGAACTTCTTGCACCCTCTGTTCCAGCCCACAAGCCGCCAACTCAACGCGTCACGTTTGACGAATTTTTGGACTGGCTTACCGAAGAAACCAAGGCTGATTTAATCGATGGGGTTATCCATATGCAATCTCCACCTGCCGATGTGCACGAGAGAATTTTTGTGTTTTTGATTGGCATTCTTGACGCCTTCGTCGTTCGCAGGAAATTCGGCATCATCCGTGGTTCGCGCACAACGCTGAAATTCTCAGAAGCAAACGGCACGCAGCCGGATATCGTTTTCATCAGCAATGCCAGTCGCGATCGTGTTCACCCCTCTTTCATGGACGGCGCGCCGGAGGTGGTGGTTGAGATCCTCTCGCCCAGCACCCGCAAGCTTGATCGCGGCAAAAAGATGGCGCTTTACGCCACACATGGCGTTCTTGAATATTGGCAAATTGATCCGGAAGGCCAAAACGCCGGGTTTTTTCAGAATCACAACGGCGCCTGGCTGCCGATGATGACAAGTGATGACGACATTTTTCATTCCGAGGCCATTCCCGGTTTCTGGCTGAATACACAATGGTTGTTTGCCGAAGAAATGCCGGATATTCTGGATACGGTGATGACGATTTTAGCCGGCAATGGTCAGGAATGGAATTCTGCTCTTGAGAAAGGCCAGACTTTCTGCGTGGCATTGTAA
- a CDS encoding phosphoribosylaminoimidazolesuccinocarboxamide synthase, whose translation MSRSRQTKSVITSTDFPTLKLLKRGKVRDVYEVGNYLLIVATDRLSAFDVVFAQGIPFKGRVLTQLSRFWFEKMRDIIPHHLISINLEEFPKECEPYHEVLAGRSMLVKKTEPLPVECIVRGYLSGSGWNEYQKTGAVCGIQLPPGLVESQKLPEPIFTPSTKAATGIHDENITFERAAVLVGVGVANELREKSRRIYQRAAAIAEPKGLIIADTKMEFGLRGGEMLLIDELLTPDSSRFWPQDKYRPGRAQESYDKQYVRDYLISINWNKQPPAPDLPAEVILTTSQKYLEALEKLTGEPLKES comes from the coding sequence ATGAGCCGCTCTCGCCAAACCAAATCCGTGATCACCTCCACGGACTTTCCGACGCTGAAATTGCTGAAGCGCGGCAAGGTGCGTGATGTGTACGAGGTGGGAAATTATTTGCTGATCGTCGCGACTGATCGCCTTTCCGCTTTTGACGTCGTGTTCGCGCAAGGCATACCGTTCAAAGGCCGGGTTTTAACACAGCTCTCACGCTTTTGGTTTGAGAAAATGCGCGACATCATTCCACATCATCTGATCTCGATCAATCTCGAAGAGTTTCCAAAAGAATGCGAGCCTTATCATGAAGTCCTCGCAGGCCGCAGCATGCTGGTGAAAAAAACCGAACCGCTGCCGGTGGAATGCATCGTGCGCGGTTATCTTTCCGGCTCCGGTTGGAATGAATATCAAAAAACCGGCGCCGTTTGCGGCATTCAATTGCCACCCGGTTTGGTTGAATCACAAAAACTTCCCGAGCCAATTTTTACGCCGTCCACCAAGGCGGCAACCGGCATTCATGATGAGAATATCACCTTCGAGCGCGCCGCGGTTTTGGTTGGCGTCGGCGTCGCAAACGAATTGCGGGAAAAAAGCCGGCGCATTTATCAGCGCGCCGCGGCCATCGCCGAGCCAAAAGGTCTCATCATTGCCGACACCAAAATGGAATTTGGTTTGCGCGGCGGCGAGATGCTGCTGATCGACGAGCTGCTCACGCCGGATTCCTCGCGCTTCTGGCCACAAGACAAATACCGCCCCGGCCGCGCGCAGGAAAGTTACGACAAACAGTACGTGCGGGATTATCTGATTTCCATCAACTGGAACAAGCAGCCGCCCGCACCCGATTTGCCGGCAGAAGTGATTTTGACCACGAGCCAAAAATATTTGGAAGCGCTGGAAAAGTTGACGGGAGAACCTTTGAAGGAATCATAA
- a CDS encoding sugar ABC transporter permease, translating to MPQIFNSRQQRDRWIAYAFLLPNIIGFLLFMLGPIIASLVMSLFRWDIFTAPTFIDWDNFSEIFSRRSGFWLYLQNTIFFSLSVPLGLMLALFLALILNQPLRGMSIFKTIYFLPVVSSAIAVAIIWQWLLNKDFGIINALLIKCGFTAVDWLGSPLMAKISIVLMTVWKGLGYNILIYLAALQSIPDELYEAAHLDGAASWRRFLHITLPLLGPAHLFLFITGFIATFQLFGPIYVMTQGGPLKGTWSLVYEIWWKAFREFRMGYAAALSWILFAIIFVVTLVQWRYAERKIHYS from the coding sequence ATGCCTCAGATTTTCAATTCCCGCCAACAACGCGACCGCTGGATCGCCTACGCCTTTCTCCTGCCGAACATCATCGGCTTTCTGCTTTTTATGCTGGGGCCGATCATCGCCTCGCTGGTGATGAGCCTTTTCCGCTGGGACATTTTTACCGCGCCCACCTTCATCGATTGGGATAATTTCAGCGAGATTTTTTCACGCCGTTCCGGATTTTGGCTGTATTTGCAAAACACCATCTTTTTCTCGCTGAGCGTGCCACTGGGATTGATGTTGGCGCTTTTTCTCGCGCTCATTTTGAATCAACCTTTGCGGGGGATGAGCATCTTCAAGACGATTTATTTCCTCCCCGTCGTGTCTTCGGCCATTGCCGTCGCCATCATTTGGCAGTGGCTGTTGAACAAGGATTTCGGCATCATCAACGCCCTGCTGATCAAATGCGGTTTCACGGCCGTCGACTGGTTGGGCAGTCCCCTGATGGCAAAAATCTCCATCGTCCTGATGACGGTGTGGAAAGGCTTGGGTTACAATATTCTCATTTATCTCGCAGCGCTGCAAAGCATTCCCGATGAACTGTACGAAGCCGCGCACCTTGACGGCGCCGCGAGCTGGCGGCGATTCCTTCACATCACGTTGCCGTTGTTGGGGCCGGCGCATTTGTTTCTTTTTATCACCGGATTCATTGCCACTTTCCAGCTCTTCGGCCCGATTTATGTGATGACCCAGGGCGGCCCGCTGAAGGGCACGTGGTCGCTGGTTTACGAAATCTGGTGGAAAGCCTTCCGCGAATTTCGCATGGGCTACGCCGCCGCGCTGTCGTGGATTTTGTTTGCGATTATTTTTGTTGTCACGCTCGTTCAATGGCGGTATGCCGAACGAAAGATTCATTATTCTTGA
- a CDS encoding carbohydrate ABC transporter permease, giving the protein MIKYFGWIDQYPGVIFPAAFTALGTFLLRQFFMTIPRELEDAAYIDGASRFAVYWKIILPLSLPALATLGIFVFINAWNDFFWPFIVLSDTQKLTLPVGLTKLVTAHATDWTRLMAGTMIALLPALLVYVIFQKFINKGIVLTGFK; this is encoded by the coding sequence ATCATCAAATATTTTGGTTGGATCGATCAATATCCCGGCGTCATTTTTCCGGCGGCTTTCACGGCGCTCGGCACGTTTCTGCTCCGCCAATTTTTCATGACCATCCCGCGCGAGCTGGAAGATGCTGCGTACATCGACGGCGCCAGCCGATTCGCCGTATATTGGAAAATTATTTTGCCCCTATCCTTACCGGCGCTCGCGACGCTCGGCATCTTTGTTTTCATCAATGCCTGGAACGATTTCTTCTGGCCGTTCATCGTTCTCTCCGACACGCAGAAATTGACGCTGCCCGTTGGATTAACGAAATTGGTCACGGCGCATGCGACGGATTGGACACGACTGATGGCCGGCACGATGATCGCCTTGCTGCCGGCCTTGCTGGTTTATGTCATTTTTCAAAAATTCATCAACAAAGGAATCGTTTTGACGGGTTTCAAATAG